The Desulfovibrio inopinatus DSM 10711 genome includes the window AGCTCTTATTCCCCTGAAGGATATTGCCCATGTATGCTGTTGGGGGAACGTCCAACTGACAACCCAAGCGTTACTTGAACTTGCCGACCGAGGTATAGGTGTGACGTGGCTCACAGCTGGAGGCTGGCTTCGTGCCGTAACAACAGCTCCTCTTGAAAAAAATGTTCAGTTACGGCGAACGCAATATCGGCATTGTGATAATGCAGCTTTGCAGCTTCAGTTCACACGCAATATCGTTGCCGCGAAAATTGAAAACCAACGAACTTTGTTACGGCGTAATGGTGATCAAGCAGAACTTGGCTCAACTCTAGGAGCATTACGGGATATTCGAAAACACGTTGTCAAAGCCGACTCCCTGGAACGTATACGCGGTCTTGAAGGGAGTGCGGCGAGACTCTATTGGGATGCCTTTCCCTCTTTGATGCCGAATCTAGTCAAGGCTGGATTCTCCATGAATGGCCGTACTAAGCGCCCTCCCAAAGATCCTGTCAATGTTCTTCTTTCATTTGGATATGCGATGCTGTTGCGGGACTTTATGACTGCCATTCATTCAGCCGGACTTGATCCTCTGTATGGTTTCTATCACGCCATAATTCCGGGACGTCCTGCCTTGGCGCTTGATCTTATGGAACCCTTCCGTCCGCTAGTCGTTGATTCGGCTGCATTGCGGGCAATGAACGAGGGACGTTTTGTCTCCAATGATTTTGCTATGACGACCTCGAACTGTGCCTTCAAGTCTGAGGCGAAAAAGAAATGGATTAAAGCATATGAGCAACGAGTGGACACCATGGTGACGCATCCCATTTTTGGCTACCGATTGAACTATCGACGTATCTTTTCCTTGGAAGCCCGTCTCTTTGGACGAGTAATAATGGGGGAATTGGAAGATTATAAGCCTCTAACTACGAGGTAGAGCGATGAGACACTTTTTTGACGAACACGCCCCGAACCATGATTGATGAGATTGACCTCTAACTACGAGGTAGAGCGATGAGACACTTTTTTCTTGTTTCTTATGATGTATCCGACGAAAAACGTTTACGTCGAATGTTTAAACTTTTACGAG containing:
- a CDS encoding CRISPR-associated endonuclease Cas4/Cas1, which translates into the protein MADTCFSSTESSFFIPIRGLNEYVYCPRLFHLVYVQGVFEDNTDTVKGSLAHKKRLTKTKAAASANQNDDTVPWPEEKARHVSLSSNNLSIVGKFDILLEGVDETIPVEVKKGPAPDGTHSCVVGPYTLSPGAWNNDQVQLAGQMALLCEAGYQCRRGRIYYRQTRTLVEINADTPLMDALRWVADQAKALAGCPMPEPFEDSPKCVRCSLNHICLPDETLHLKKRLDEPRQLYPGRDDCGQLHITTPGTRIGKSGESLKISPPDEKAALIPLKDIAHVCCWGNVQLTTQALLELADRGIGVTWLTAGGWLRAVTTAPLEKNVQLRRTQYRHCDNAALQLQFTRNIVAAKIENQRTLLRRNGDQAELGSTLGALRDIRKHVVKADSLERIRGLEGSAARLYWDAFPSLMPNLVKAGFSMNGRTKRPPKDPVNVLLSFGYAMLLRDFMTAIHSAGLDPLYGFYHAIIPGRPALALDLMEPFRPLVVDSAALRAMNEGRFVSNDFAMTTSNCAFKSEAKKKWIKAYEQRVDTMVTHPIFGYRLNYRRIFSLEARLFGRVIMGELEDYKPLTTR